The following proteins are encoded in a genomic region of Sphingobium amiense:
- a CDS encoding 2-hydroxyacid dehydrogenase: MRIAIFGTRKYDRQFLTQANAAYGFDLDFLDVALSPTSAQLARGFDVACIFVNDIANRQVLEMLAEGGVGLVALRCAGYNNVDLVAAETLGLAVVRMPGYSPHAVSEFTIGLLLALDRKIHRAWSRVRENNFALDGLVGRNLHGRVAGVVGTGQIGGLVARSLRAGFGCEVLASDPVVDEALVAIGVRYVEREDLLREADIITLHCPLTPETRHLIDGSVLATARPDLVLVNTSRGAPIDSAALIEALKARRLGGVALDVYEQEAGIFFDDLSSEIIDDDILQRLLTFPNVLMTGHQAFLTEEALTAIAETTLESIRAYSAGEPLCHQLRHQATRPGAG; encoded by the coding sequence ATGCGCATCGCGATCTTTGGCACGCGGAAATACGACCGGCAGTTCCTGACCCAGGCGAACGCGGCCTATGGGTTCGATCTCGATTTCCTTGACGTTGCCTTGTCGCCCACGTCGGCGCAGCTCGCGCGCGGTTTTGACGTCGCCTGCATCTTTGTGAACGATATCGCCAACCGGCAGGTGCTCGAGATGTTGGCCGAAGGCGGGGTGGGTCTCGTCGCGTTGCGCTGCGCAGGCTATAACAATGTCGATCTCGTGGCGGCCGAGACGCTCGGTCTCGCCGTAGTGCGGATGCCGGGCTACTCGCCGCACGCGGTTTCCGAATTCACGATCGGTCTCCTGCTGGCGCTCGATCGCAAGATCCACCGCGCATGGTCCCGAGTTCGTGAGAACAATTTCGCGCTCGATGGCCTTGTCGGCCGTAACCTGCACGGACGTGTCGCCGGCGTCGTGGGAACGGGACAGATTGGCGGGCTTGTCGCTCGATCCTTGCGGGCTGGCTTCGGCTGTGAGGTCCTGGCCAGCGATCCTGTCGTTGACGAAGCGCTCGTCGCAATCGGCGTGCGCTATGTCGAGCGCGAGGACCTGCTTCGCGAAGCGGATATTATCACCTTGCACTGCCCGCTCACGCCCGAGACCCGCCATCTGATCGATGGCAGCGTCCTGGCGACAGCGCGGCCCGATCTGGTTCTGGTCAATACCAGTCGCGGTGCGCCTATCGACAGTGCCGCGCTGATCGAGGCGCTCAAGGCGCGCCGGCTGGGCGGTGTTGCGCTCGATGTCTATGAGCAGGAGGCGGGCATCTTCTTCGACGATCTTTCCAGTGAGATCATCGACGACGACATCCTCCAGCGCCTGCTGACATTTCCCAATGTCCTGATGACGGGCCACCAGGCCTTCCTCACCGAAGAAGCGCTGACAGCTATCGCTGAGACCACCTTGGAAAGCATCCGCGCTTATTCCGCCGGCGAGCCGCTGTGCCACCAGTTGCGCCATCAAGCCACTCGGCCGGGGGCTGGATAA
- a CDS encoding GIY-YIG nuclease family protein, with amino-acid sequence MLLFTDLLEKAGLDPADVRLLRHQTKASTGRTPYGLWRDDRPAFEDYQSVQTAGNRASLAAPIWASFVAPPTGGSLFAGIYTAEHIGAAPPGWLDPLHQVAGVTLTADTLDQYRTALTSHLEPYIGRLWIEWGAGARKGVQRPDRQNKPIIELTRAFREDAFPGYTHFVTNVSQVQSLPATWVSALRAARGIYLLTSAKTKEQYVGSATGEGGFFGRWMNYAQDGHGGNLCLKSSEPGDYQVSILEVSGSAATVDEIRSIEQLWKRKLQSREMGLNRN; translated from the coding sequence ATGCTGCTGTTCACCGATCTTCTCGAAAAGGCCGGGCTTGACCCGGCCGATGTTCGCCTCCTGCGGCACCAGACCAAGGCGTCGACGGGGCGCACGCCTTATGGCCTGTGGCGCGACGACCGACCGGCCTTCGAGGATTATCAGAGCGTCCAGACCGCCGGAAATCGGGCCAGCCTGGCCGCGCCGATCTGGGCGAGCTTTGTCGCGCCGCCGACAGGAGGCTCGTTGTTTGCCGGAATCTACACGGCGGAGCATATCGGCGCCGCGCCTCCAGGCTGGCTGGACCCGCTCCACCAAGTCGCCGGCGTCACCTTGACCGCCGATACGCTCGACCAATACCGCACGGCGCTCACCTCGCATCTGGAGCCCTATATCGGTCGGCTCTGGATTGAATGGGGCGCGGGCGCGCGCAAAGGGGTGCAGCGTCCCGACCGTCAGAACAAGCCGATCATCGAGCTCACGCGCGCATTTCGTGAAGACGCCTTTCCCGGGTACACGCACTTCGTGACGAACGTATCGCAGGTGCAGAGCCTGCCGGCGACATGGGTGTCAGCGCTGCGGGCCGCACGCGGAATTTACCTTCTCACCTCAGCCAAAACGAAAGAGCAATATGTAGGCTCGGCGACAGGTGAAGGCGGGTTTTTCGGCCGCTGGATGAATTACGCTCAGGACGGTCATGGTGGCAATCTTTGCCTGAAGAGCAGCGAGCCAGGCGACTATCAGGTCAGCATCTTGGAAGTCAGTGGATCGGCGGCGACTGTCGACGAGATTCGGAGCATCGAGCAACTCTGGAAACGCAAGCTCCAAAGCCGCGAAATGGGACTCAATCGAAATTGA
- a CDS encoding bifunctional diguanylate cyclase/phosphodiesterase has translation MFPFLFCLRDQHDAPLVILAAIVCLLTAAATVRLCRQAAWTDTGSRSLWLTMAGLTAGLGIWATHFIAMLGYDPGIVMGYHVQQTVVSLLVVLAGATAGLFIATRAPHWLGSLLAASVMGGGVTAMHYLGMAALEMPALIRWKADYVAASAVFAIVPLVLALPLALRGRSLAKGAAAAGLITAAVVLLHFTGMTAITLIPSRGEFSPLSMMSPRAMSLWIFLAVSCTIALTAAAAITSRRTGIKLRRQERENQLRVQGMKAQLDLALENMHQGLCLYDGDGRLLLWNQRFLDLYGLGSDALQCGMTVGQVIRTGIANHLPVTEVEQRAAEIERNLNQALSASGDAPAISEYPGVVVSVRSRALPDGGWVSTFDDITQQRRSEERIRHLALHDGLTGLPNRRRFNDVVDRDLDVTARAGSRLGLVVVDLDNFKDINDSRGHSAGDQALKMVAAALKDAVRENEHVARLGGDEFAAAILYREDYELADFVTRLSTGLAAINAGNAHDLSVHASLGIATYPADSQDREQLCNHADLAMYRAKGTVGERICYYEKGMDEQARERRQLAADLRGAAARGEMTILYQPQRSLKDDRVNGYEALLRWTHPKRGLVPPDIFIPVAEETGEILALGEWVLRQACEEAARWGDGLTVAINLSAVQLSQASLPESVAQTLLETGLAPRRLELEITETAIIADKPRVLHILRRLKAMGIAIAIDDFGTGYSSLDTLNSFPFDKIKIDKSFVIGSEERPQARAIIRAVLALGHSLGVPVLAEGVETSGHVDLLVAEGCDQVQGYLFGRPGHAPSLLAREQARLAAG, from the coding sequence ATGTTCCCCTTTCTCTTTTGCCTGCGCGATCAACATGACGCGCCCTTGGTCATCCTCGCGGCTATAGTCTGTCTCCTGACGGCGGCAGCAACCGTTCGCCTGTGTCGCCAGGCGGCCTGGACAGACACGGGTTCGCGCAGCTTGTGGCTGACGATGGCGGGGTTGACTGCCGGTCTTGGGATCTGGGCCACGCACTTCATCGCGATGCTGGGCTACGATCCCGGCATCGTCATGGGCTATCATGTCCAACAGACCGTGGTCTCGCTCTTGGTCGTGCTGGCAGGCGCGACAGCGGGCCTCTTCATTGCGACACGCGCGCCGCACTGGCTCGGCTCGCTTCTTGCCGCTTCGGTTATGGGCGGCGGCGTCACGGCCATGCACTACCTTGGCATGGCGGCGCTCGAAATGCCTGCGCTCATTCGCTGGAAGGCCGATTATGTCGCGGCCTCGGCCGTGTTCGCAATCGTCCCGCTAGTCTTGGCGCTGCCCCTTGCGCTGCGCGGCAGATCGCTCGCCAAAGGCGCAGCGGCCGCTGGTCTGATCACCGCCGCCGTCGTCCTGCTTCACTTTACCGGCATGACCGCGATCACGCTGATCCCGTCGCGTGGCGAATTCTCCCCCCTCAGCATGATGTCTCCCCGCGCCATGTCGCTCTGGATATTTCTCGCGGTCTCCTGCACGATCGCTCTGACCGCGGCGGCGGCGATCACGAGCCGGCGGACGGGCATCAAATTGCGCCGACAGGAACGCGAGAATCAGCTTCGCGTCCAAGGCATGAAGGCCCAACTCGACCTAGCCCTTGAGAATATGCACCAGGGCCTGTGCCTATACGACGGCGACGGTCGGCTTTTGCTCTGGAACCAGCGTTTCCTGGATCTATACGGGCTTGGAAGCGATGCGCTCCAATGCGGAATGACGGTGGGACAAGTGATCCGCACCGGCATTGCCAACCATCTTCCCGTTACCGAGGTCGAGCAGCGCGCAGCAGAAATCGAGCGTAACCTCAACCAGGCCCTGAGCGCTTCAGGAGACGCACCCGCAATCTCGGAATATCCCGGCGTGGTGGTGAGCGTACGTTCGCGCGCGCTTCCCGACGGCGGATGGGTGAGCACCTTTGACGATATTACCCAGCAGCGCCGTTCGGAAGAACGAATCCGGCACCTGGCGCTGCATGATGGCCTGACCGGCCTGCCCAACCGGCGTAGGTTCAACGATGTCGTCGACCGCGATCTGGACGTTACGGCGCGAGCCGGTTCGCGCCTGGGACTGGTCGTTGTCGACCTCGACAATTTCAAGGATATCAACGACAGCCGCGGCCATTCAGCCGGAGACCAAGCATTGAAGATGGTCGCCGCAGCGCTCAAGGACGCGGTTCGCGAGAATGAACATGTCGCCCGGCTGGGTGGCGACGAATTCGCCGCCGCAATTCTGTACCGGGAAGATTATGAGCTTGCCGACTTTGTGACGCGCCTGAGCACCGGGCTGGCGGCGATCAATGCCGGCAATGCGCACGATCTGAGCGTCCATGCGAGCCTTGGCATCGCAACCTATCCGGCTGACAGCCAGGATCGCGAACAGCTGTGCAATCATGCCGATCTGGCCATGTACCGGGCAAAAGGGACGGTAGGCGAGCGGATCTGCTATTACGAAAAAGGCATGGACGAGCAGGCGCGCGAACGCCGGCAACTCGCGGCCGATCTTCGGGGCGCCGCCGCGCGCGGTGAGATGACGATCCTCTACCAGCCGCAGCGTTCGCTCAAGGACGACAGGGTAAACGGCTATGAAGCTCTGCTGCGCTGGACCCACCCAAAGCGCGGCCTGGTCCCCCCTGACATCTTCATTCCCGTTGCTGAAGAAACCGGCGAGATCTTGGCGCTTGGCGAGTGGGTGCTGCGGCAAGCCTGTGAGGAGGCGGCCCGCTGGGGTGACGGACTGACCGTGGCCATCAACCTCTCCGCCGTGCAGTTGAGCCAGGCGAGCCTGCCCGAGAGCGTGGCCCAGACCCTTCTGGAGACCGGACTCGCACCAAGGCGTCTCGAACTGGAGATCACTGAAACCGCGATCATCGCCGACAAGCCGCGCGTCTTGCATATTTTGCGTAGACTCAAGGCGATGGGGATCGCCATTGCCATCGACGATTTCGGCACCGGCTATTCCTCGCTCGATACGCTCAACTCGTTCCCCTTCGACAAGATCAAGATCGACAAATCATTCGTCATCGGGTCCGAAGAGCGGCCGCAGGCCAGAGCAATCATCAGGGCGGTGCTCGCGCTGGGCCACAGCCTTGGCGTCCCTGTGCTCGCCGAAGGGGTTGAGACCAGTGGGCACGTCGATCTGCTGGTGGCTGAGGGATGCGACCAGGTCCAAGGCTATCTCTTCGGACGCCCCGGCCATGCACCAAGCCTTCTTGCGAGGGAGCAGGCCCGACTGGCCGCCGGTTGA
- a CDS encoding type II toxin-antitoxin system HipA family toxin, with protein sequence MADIETFVFVYLDGVAVPAGLLRLHSEPRASYATFAYGNRYLERPDRVAIDPVTLPLPPAGTRQEFRTEEGFAVFNGIRDAAPDGWGQYLMYKAMGERTPSEADLLLASGDHRVGALAFGPTLEAPRRLAPWGEADAPGEQFTLAELAAAAEEAQEVDQLSENLRPLLTAGSSLGGARPKAATTIEGQSWIAKFPARNDTFPECRVELATMRLAAECGLDVPSLRFEQLLGRDIYLIERFDRRLDGNRMLRTSFASGLTMLGAHESEVSRYAYADLGATLRQHGTAVRRDLEELFRRMVFNILVTNDDDHLRNHGFLWDGKGWRLSPLYDVVPKPQVGLDRRLVLGVGAEGRQASLANALSQVAQFDLGEEDARAIVIAMADRVHARWRACFEEAGVNVADQGRFATCFRLADPEHRAIG encoded by the coding sequence ATGGCCGACATCGAAACCTTCGTTTTCGTCTATCTGGACGGCGTTGCCGTCCCTGCGGGCCTTTTGCGCCTCCACAGCGAGCCGCGTGCCAGCTACGCGACCTTCGCATACGGCAATCGCTATCTCGAGCGGCCCGACCGTGTCGCGATCGATCCTGTGACCCTGCCGCTGCCGCCGGCCGGCACGCGCCAGGAATTCCGGACCGAGGAAGGCTTTGCCGTCTTCAATGGGATCCGCGACGCCGCGCCCGACGGGTGGGGTCAGTATCTCATGTACAAGGCGATGGGCGAGCGAACGCCAAGCGAGGCGGATCTCCTGCTCGCGTCCGGTGACCACCGCGTCGGCGCACTGGCGTTCGGTCCCACGCTAGAGGCGCCAAGGCGCCTCGCGCCCTGGGGCGAAGCCGACGCGCCCGGCGAACAGTTCACCCTGGCAGAACTGGCCGCCGCCGCCGAAGAAGCGCAGGAGGTCGACCAGCTCAGCGAAAATCTGCGCCCCCTCTTGACCGCCGGCTCGTCGCTGGGCGGTGCGCGTCCCAAGGCGGCGACGACGATCGAGGGCCAATCCTGGATCGCCAAGTTTCCAGCACGCAACGACACCTTTCCCGAGTGCCGGGTCGAGCTAGCCACCATGCGGCTCGCCGCTGAATGCGGGCTCGACGTTCCGTCGCTTCGCTTCGAGCAACTGCTCGGCCGCGACATCTATCTGATCGAACGTTTCGATCGCAGGCTGGACGGCAACCGGATGCTGCGCACCTCCTTCGCATCGGGGCTTACGATGCTGGGCGCGCATGAAAGCGAGGTCAGCCGCTATGCCTATGCCGATCTGGGCGCGACGCTACGCCAGCACGGCACTGCGGTCCGGCGGGATCTCGAGGAACTGTTCAGGCGCATGGTCTTCAATATCCTCGTCACCAATGACGACGATCACCTGCGCAATCATGGTTTCCTGTGGGACGGGAAGGGGTGGCGGCTGTCGCCGCTCTATGACGTCGTTCCCAAGCCGCAGGTGGGCCTGGATCGCCGGCTCGTGCTGGGCGTGGGGGCCGAGGGTCGCCAGGCCAGCCTTGCCAACGCGCTCTCGCAGGTCGCGCAGTTCGACCTGGGGGAGGAGGATGCGCGCGCGATCGTTATCGCTATGGCCGATAGGGTTCATGCGCGGTGGCGTGCCTGTTTCGAAGAGGCAGGGGTCAACGTCGCCGACCAGGGCCGTTTTGCTACCTGCTTTCGCCTGGCGGACCCCGAACATCGCGCAATCGGCTGA
- a CDS encoding cation:proton antiporter domain-containing protein has translation MEEQLAQTFLLIAAAFVAVAILARLRLSPVLGYLAAGLLLGPHGIGAVTDSEGTHFFGELGIALLMFVIGLEFSVPRLLSSGGAMIGLGFGTVAGATLLAGAASHFLVGLPLLPAALLGGAIAMSSTAIIQKHLVDTDAVSSRHGVAATGIVLFEDLVALILLSLIAALPDAANEVEMEKVLLRMGVSFVALAGVALLARRTLGRLLGWVARSGPDETFLLGVLTLVVGASLAAEKIGLSLPIGAFVVGMMVGESDFRHQLEEEIRPFRDLLLGVFFVTIGMSVDWSQILAQPAVTFLVLAAILVVKFLVVFGVTRLSGLPASSAVKTGLLLAHSGELGLLIVGRSLDSALLSPAIGQPVLGAIAASMLVGPILAQWSDRAGDLILRSRDPLGAEIETAVRTTSQELKGHVVLAGCGPVGRLVALTLEASEIPYLAIERNVERLRRAQQDGHKAVFGDASRAGILKAAGVDRAAAIIVLVNNWHRSVRIIREAKRLNPAIHVIASLRDDAHLGELAQAGAAHVFPENYAAGLGLGAQALMTLGMSADDATDRIRAMRAQLSPDLQIVPR, from the coding sequence ATGGAAGAACAGCTTGCTCAGACATTCCTTCTGATCGCGGCTGCATTTGTGGCAGTTGCCATCCTGGCGAGGCTCCGCCTGTCGCCGGTGTTGGGCTATCTCGCCGCCGGCCTGCTCCTGGGCCCCCATGGCATAGGCGCAGTAACCGACAGCGAAGGCACCCATTTTTTCGGCGAGCTCGGCATCGCTCTCCTCATGTTCGTGATTGGCCTTGAATTTTCCGTGCCTCGGCTGCTGTCCAGCGGGGGCGCCATGATCGGGCTCGGGTTCGGAACCGTGGCAGGCGCAACACTGCTGGCGGGAGCTGCGAGCCATTTCCTCGTAGGATTGCCGCTTCTGCCAGCGGCCCTCCTGGGCGGCGCCATCGCCATGTCATCGACCGCCATCATCCAAAAGCATCTCGTCGACACCGACGCGGTATCGAGCCGCCACGGCGTGGCTGCGACCGGCATAGTCCTGTTTGAGGACCTGGTCGCTTTGATCCTGCTGTCGCTCATTGCTGCCCTTCCAGACGCGGCCAACGAGGTCGAGATGGAAAAGGTACTGCTGCGCATGGGTGTCAGCTTCGTGGCATTGGCGGGCGTGGCGCTTCTCGCACGGCGCACGCTTGGCCGTTTGCTCGGGTGGGTCGCGAGATCCGGCCCGGACGAAACCTTCCTGCTGGGCGTGCTGACGCTTGTTGTGGGCGCGTCGCTTGCAGCGGAAAAGATCGGACTGTCGCTTCCTATCGGCGCCTTCGTAGTCGGGATGATGGTCGGCGAAAGTGACTTCAGGCACCAGCTCGAAGAGGAAATCCGGCCATTTCGCGATCTGCTGCTGGGCGTCTTCTTCGTGACGATCGGCATGTCGGTCGACTGGTCGCAGATCCTGGCCCAGCCGGCTGTCACCTTTCTCGTTCTGGCCGCGATCCTTGTCGTCAAGTTCCTGGTCGTCTTTGGCGTCACCCGTCTCTCAGGCCTCCCGGCAAGCAGCGCGGTCAAGACCGGCTTGCTTCTGGCGCATTCGGGTGAGCTTGGGCTACTCATCGTGGGTCGGTCGCTCGATAGCGCCCTTCTGTCGCCCGCGATCGGCCAGCCCGTCCTGGGCGCGATCGCCGCGAGCATGCTCGTCGGACCGATCCTGGCGCAGTGGAGCGACCGGGCCGGAGATCTCATCCTGCGGAGCCGGGATCCGCTCGGCGCGGAGATCGAAACTGCGGTTCGCACAACATCTCAGGAGCTCAAGGGTCACGTCGTGCTTGCCGGCTGCGGCCCCGTGGGCCGTCTGGTCGCGCTCACACTCGAGGCGAGCGAAATTCCATACCTGGCGATCGAGCGAAACGTGGAGCGCCTTCGCCGCGCCCAACAGGACGGTCATAAAGCGGTTTTCGGCGACGCCAGCCGAGCGGGAATACTCAAGGCAGCCGGCGTCGATCGCGCCGCAGCCATCATCGTGCTTGTCAACAATTGGCATCGGTCGGTGCGCATCATTCGCGAAGCCAAGCGCCTGAACCCCGCGATCCATGTGATCGCCAGCCTCCGCGACGATGCGCATCTGGGTGAGCTGGCGCAGGCGGGCGCGGCACATGTCTTTCCCGAAAACTATGCTGCGGGGCTTGGGCTCGGCGCTCAGGCCCTGATGACGCTCGGCATGTCTGCGGACGATGCGACCGATAGGATCCGGGCTATGCGGGCGCAGCTCAGTCCGGACCTTCAGATCGTGCCGCGGTGA
- a CDS encoding sensor histidine kinase — protein MDRYDILDTPTEPIFDDIARLASEALGAPIAVVNLIATARQWFKAEISIGARELPLEVSICAHALLEEDMMVIPDTRLDPRVDCNPLVTAEGGLRFYAGALLKTPDGLPIGTLCVLDRQPRPEGITPFQRLTLEVLARQVMTQLELRRSLSQQQETLAQLAASEERTRLALDAGELGAWESTPALRSLKWDARTRELLGHEPDEALDYETSFLARVHAEDRERVAALIAEALAPGGAGTVSVEYRTVNPRDGRERWIHAKGALAVGLGGEQKFVGTVRDITAEKDAEMHRRLLTGELQHRVKNTLAVVNAIVHQSLRSAPSMEEASTAIGQRLQTLGAAYELLTRTDWTVAPIGAVAEGTTALHGARTGAIRIAGPDLLLSARASLALSMSLHELSTNAVKYGALSVPGGQVDLTWTIDAEEGKSFLTICWEERGGPTVCAPERGGFGTRLMASLASDLGGKGVIDYQPTGVVWRHRADLARITEPA, from the coding sequence TTGGACCGCTATGACATTCTTGATACGCCAACCGAGCCGATCTTTGACGACATCGCCCGTCTGGCCTCCGAGGCGCTTGGGGCGCCGATCGCCGTGGTCAACCTTATCGCGACCGCGCGGCAGTGGTTCAAAGCCGAAATCAGCATCGGCGCGCGCGAACTCCCTCTGGAAGTCTCGATCTGCGCGCATGCGCTGCTCGAGGAGGACATGATGGTGATCCCCGACACACGGCTCGATCCGCGGGTCGATTGCAATCCCCTGGTTACGGCCGAAGGTGGTCTTCGCTTCTATGCCGGGGCGCTTCTCAAGACACCCGACGGTCTGCCCATCGGCACGCTGTGCGTTCTTGATCGGCAGCCTCGCCCGGAGGGCATCACGCCCTTCCAGCGGCTCACCCTCGAAGTGCTGGCGCGCCAGGTCATGACGCAGCTGGAATTGCGCAGGTCGCTCAGCCAGCAGCAAGAAACGCTCGCGCAGCTCGCTGCGAGCGAGGAGCGGACCCGCCTTGCCCTTGACGCAGGCGAACTCGGCGCCTGGGAATCGACCCCGGCGCTGCGTTCGCTCAAATGGGACGCGCGCACCCGGGAGTTGCTTGGCCACGAACCTGACGAAGCGCTCGACTATGAAACCTCGTTTCTCGCGCGGGTTCATGCCGAGGATCGCGAGCGGGTCGCTGCCCTTATCGCCGAGGCGCTGGCCCCTGGGGGCGCAGGCACGGTCAGCGTCGAATATCGCACGGTCAATCCTCGTGATGGCCGTGAGCGCTGGATCCACGCCAAGGGCGCGCTTGCCGTAGGTCTGGGCGGCGAACAGAAGTTCGTCGGCACGGTGCGGGACATCACCGCGGAAAAGGATGCCGAGATGCATCGGCGGCTGCTGACTGGCGAGCTCCAGCACCGGGTCAAGAATACGCTCGCCGTGGTAAATGCCATCGTCCACCAGTCGCTCCGCAGCGCGCCCTCGATGGAGGAGGCGAGTACCGCGATCGGGCAGCGCCTCCAGACCCTGGGCGCCGCTTACGAGTTGCTAACCCGCACCGACTGGACGGTGGCGCCGATCGGCGCTGTCGCCGAAGGAACAACGGCGCTTCATGGCGCTCGCACAGGCGCGATCCGGATTGCGGGGCCTGACCTTCTTCTATCGGCACGGGCCTCGCTGGCTCTGTCCATGTCCCTCCACGAGCTGTCCACCAATGCGGTGAAATATGGCGCCCTGTCGGTGCCGGGCGGGCAGGTCGACCTTACCTGGACCATCGATGCGGAAGAGGGAAAGTCATTCCTCACGATCTGCTGGGAGGAGCGAGGCGGACCAACCGTATGCGCGCCCGAGCGAGGCGGGTTCGGCACCCGCTTGATGGCCAGCCTTGCCAGCGATCTCGGCGGCAAGGGAGTCATCGACTATCAGCCGACCGGTGTCGTCTGGCGGCATCGGGCTGATCTGGCACGGATCACCGAACCCGCTTGA
- a CDS encoding helix-turn-helix domain-containing protein, whose translation MPRASRASSGLPPQSQRAIRQLGEDLRTARKRRRIPQKLMAERMLVSVQTLQRLEAGDPTVGLAALASALFVLGMTARLESLVAPETDRVGTSEEIGRLPHSIHTPRRDDPLDF comes from the coding sequence ATGCCCCGCGCCTCTCGAGCCTCCAGCGGTCTGCCGCCACAAAGCCAGCGTGCCATTCGCCAGTTGGGCGAAGACTTGCGCACCGCACGCAAGCGGCGACGCATCCCGCAGAAACTGATGGCCGAGCGTATGCTGGTGTCGGTGCAGACGCTGCAGCGTCTCGAAGCCGGCGATCCGACCGTAGGCCTCGCCGCGCTGGCGAGCGCTCTCTTCGTGCTGGGTATGACGGCTCGCCTGGAATCGCTCGTCGCCCCTGAAACCGACAGGGTCGGGACCAGCGAGGAAATCGGCCGCCTGCCGCACAGCATCCACACGCCGCGGCGCGACGATCCGCTGGATTTCTAA
- a CDS encoding site-specific integrase produces the protein MARDLLPLSINLPADLLAEIGGARETLAAAKASSTQKAYASDWERFCAFCDARNVEALPAHPDIVALFAHVEAEAGIAPVTIGRRVAAINHHHKEADFASPTARDAAGIIAQMMAGVRRRYARKKVQKAPAEADVLKAMLATIKGNGLRAVRDRAILAIGMAGAFRRSELAAMQLGDLVFTAKGVRITIPKSKRDQEALGQVVAIPEGRVIQPIRLLKAWMSVAALDGADRKAGEAQQAPLFRRLTRLDGLTDQPMTDKTVARLVKACATAASLDPALYSGHSLRAGFLTEAASQRANLFKMKDHSRHKSLDTVADYVRDAAMFDDHAGDKFL, from the coding sequence ATGGCACGCGACCTGCTTCCATTATCGATCAATCTTCCCGCCGATCTTCTCGCGGAAATTGGGGGTGCGCGCGAAACGCTGGCTGCTGCAAAGGCCAGCTCGACCCAAAAAGCGTATGCCAGCGACTGGGAACGCTTCTGCGCATTCTGCGATGCGCGCAACGTCGAGGCATTGCCCGCCCACCCCGACATCGTCGCGCTTTTTGCCCATGTCGAGGCCGAAGCTGGTATTGCGCCCGTCACGATCGGACGCCGCGTTGCGGCGATCAATCATCACCATAAAGAGGCTGACTTCGCTTCACCCACGGCGCGCGACGCGGCCGGCATCATTGCCCAGATGATGGCGGGCGTTCGCCGACGCTATGCGCGCAAGAAGGTCCAGAAGGCGCCGGCGGAGGCTGATGTCCTCAAGGCCATGCTCGCCACGATAAAGGGCAATGGTTTGCGAGCCGTTCGGGACCGCGCGATCCTGGCGATCGGCATGGCCGGAGCGTTCCGGCGTTCTGAGCTGGCCGCGATGCAGCTGGGCGATCTCGTCTTCACCGCCAAGGGCGTTCGCATTACCATCCCGAAATCGAAGCGCGATCAGGAAGCACTCGGACAAGTTGTGGCCATCCCCGAGGGCCGGGTGATACAGCCGATCCGGCTCTTGAAGGCCTGGATGTCCGTCGCCGCCCTCGACGGCGCTGATAGGAAGGCCGGCGAGGCACAGCAGGCGCCTCTTTTTCGGCGGCTGACCCGGTTGGACGGGCTTACCGATCAACCGATGACCGACAAGACGGTCGCGCGGCTCGTCAAGGCCTGCGCGACTGCGGCAAGCCTCGATCCTGCCCTCTACTCAGGCCATTCACTTCGCGCGGGGTTTCTCACAGAGGCAGCATCCCAGCGCGCCAATCTCTTCAAGATGAAGGACCACAGCCGGCACAAGTCGCTCGATACGGTCGCGGATTATGTGCGCGACGCTGCGATGTTCGATGACCACGCGGGCGACAAGTTTCTGTAA
- a CDS encoding DUF805 domain-containing protein, translated as MDIGEILLSPKGRVGRAPFLAVVATGWAIAFDLLPFNPLLALRYAATINVAVVVISALAVWVGIAITVKRFHDVGLSGFNTVGLVWATLRGDPLAIDAPFAMAIAAFGIITQLWLCIEPGSRSANRFGNPVSA; from the coding sequence ATGGACATTGGCGAAATCCTGCTGTCTCCGAAAGGTCGAGTGGGCCGCGCCCCGTTCCTGGCGGTTGTGGCCACAGGTTGGGCGATCGCGTTCGATCTCCTGCCTTTCAACCCGCTGCTCGCGCTACGCTATGCCGCCACCATCAATGTCGCGGTCGTCGTCATTAGCGCGCTGGCGGTCTGGGTGGGGATCGCCATTACGGTCAAGCGTTTCCACGACGTTGGATTATCGGGGTTCAATACGGTCGGATTGGTCTGGGCGACGCTGCGCGGCGACCCGCTGGCGATCGACGCGCCTTTCGCCATGGCCATCGCGGCCTTTGGGATCATCACCCAGCTATGGCTTTGCATAGAGCCGGGCTCGCGGAGCGCCAATCGCTTCGGCAATCCCGTGTCGGCTTAA